A genomic window from Slackia heliotrinireducens DSM 20476 includes:
- a CDS encoding SDR family oxidoreductase translates to MTFGPKRVVWIAGATGRLGRSIEYHLDHDTYSIHTTDRELNVTNLDMVTTFAESYRPEFIINCAGIADKDVCAANPDEAYRVNALGARNLAVASHYLGATIIQISTDDVFRSTKPNSAPLSEFERTNPSFTYGKSKEAGEVLVRELNPRHVILRSSWIYTARKDDFLRMHIADAKAGREIEVPADQFGSPTSSDTFCKVLMSIMETGEYGTFHLSCEGLCSRYEFIKRALELAGASTVNMVGTYDPDKAFHVELDNMMIRLTGLAKMPSWKDDLEEYMRNHRLLG, encoded by the coding sequence ATGACGTTCGGACCGAAACGCGTGGTTTGGATAGCGGGTGCAACGGGACGTCTTGGCCGGTCCATCGAATACCATCTTGACCATGACACTTACTCAATTCACACGACGGACAGGGAGCTGAACGTCACCAACCTTGACATGGTCACCACGTTCGCAGAATCATACCGACCCGAATTCATCATCAACTGCGCCGGCATCGCCGACAAGGACGTCTGCGCGGCCAACCCCGACGAAGCCTATCGGGTAAACGCATTGGGCGCGCGTAATCTGGCCGTGGCCAGCCATTACCTGGGGGCCACCATCATTCAGATCTCCACGGACGACGTGTTCCGCTCCACCAAGCCGAACTCAGCGCCGTTGAGCGAATTCGAGCGCACCAACCCCTCTTTCACGTATGGAAAGTCCAAAGAGGCGGGCGAAGTGCTCGTGCGCGAGCTTAACCCGCGCCATGTCATCCTGAGGTCGTCCTGGATTTACACCGCCCGGAAGGACGATTTTTTGCGCATGCATATCGCCGATGCCAAAGCCGGTAGGGAAATCGAAGTACCGGCCGACCAGTTCGGCTCCCCCACCAGCTCCGATACCTTCTGCAAGGTGCTGATGTCCATCATGGAGACCGGAGAGTACGGCACCTTCCATCTGTCCTGCGAGGGGCTGTGCAGCCGATACGAGTTCATCAAACGCGCGCTGGAACTGGCAGGCGCCTCCACCGTCAACATGGTTGGCACCTACGATCCCGACAAGGCTTTCCACGTGGAGCTGGACAACATGATGATCCGTCTGACCGGCCTTGCGAAGATGCCTTCTTGGAAAGACGACCTGGAAGAATATATGCGCAACCACAGACTCTTAGGTTAG
- a CDS encoding aspartate carbamoyltransferase catalytic subunit, translating to MAFDHKHLIDITEYSDTDIMTILETAKAFSSVNERKIKKVPTLKGITVVNMFNEPSTRTRSSFELAEKRLSADCLNFGGSSTSSVKGESLIDTVETLNAYKIDAVVVRDKHAGAPYIVSQHTPASVIDAGDGKHQHPTQALLDLYTIWEHKQDFKGLKVAIVGDVGHSRVCGSLVPALKIMGAEVTLVAPGTLMPPRPEVLGADHATPYLDEVLPDMDVVYMLRVQRERLEGAPFPSLTEYHELFGLTKKREKLMKPDAIICHPGPINRGVEFDSYMADHPQRSVILEQVYAGICVRMAVLYLLLGGADNGLNS from the coding sequence ATGGCCTTCGACCATAAGCACCTTATCGATATCACAGAGTATTCCGATACCGATATCATGACTATCCTGGAGACCGCCAAAGCGTTCTCGTCCGTGAACGAGCGCAAGATCAAGAAGGTCCCCACGCTCAAGGGCATCACCGTCGTGAACATGTTCAACGAGCCCTCGACCCGCACCCGCAGCTCCTTCGAGCTGGCTGAAAAGCGCCTGTCCGCCGACTGTCTGAACTTCGGCGGCTCGTCCACCTCCTCGGTCAAGGGCGAAAGCCTCATCGACACGGTGGAAACCCTGAACGCATACAAGATCGACGCCGTGGTCGTGCGCGACAAGCACGCAGGCGCCCCCTACATCGTCTCGCAGCACACCCCGGCTTCGGTCATCGACGCCGGCGACGGCAAGCACCAGCATCCCACCCAGGCGCTGCTGGACCTCTACACCATCTGGGAGCACAAGCAGGACTTCAAGGGCCTGAAGGTGGCCATCGTCGGCGACGTGGGGCATTCCCGCGTCTGCGGCTCTCTGGTCCCGGCCCTCAAGATCATGGGTGCCGAAGTCACCTTGGTCGCACCGGGCACCCTCATGCCGCCGCGCCCCGAGGTGCTGGGCGCCGACCACGCCACGCCCTATCTGGACGAGGTGCTGCCCGACATGGACGTCGTGTACATGCTGCGCGTCCAGCGCGAACGCCTCGAAGGCGCGCCGTTCCCGAGCCTGACGGAATACCACGAGCTCTTCGGCCTGACCAAGAAGCGCGAGAAGCTCATGAAGCCCGACGCCATCATCTGCCACCCTGGCCCCATCAACCGCGGCGTCGAATTCGACAGCTACATGGCCGACCATCCGCAGCGTTCGGTCATCCTCGAACAGGTCTATGCAGGCATCTGCGTCCGCATGGCCGTCCTGTATCTGCTTTTGGGAGGTGCTGATAATGGCCTTAATTCTTAA
- the pyrR gene encoding bifunctional pyr operon transcriptional regulator/uracil phosphoribosyltransferase PyrR: protein MSDESQVKSVVMDAAEIDRSLTRIAHQILEANHGCDNIALVGIVTRGDLLAKRLASIIEGIEGKEVPLGSLDISFYRDDYLTILAPEVHETRISFDVTGKDVILVDDVLYTGRTIRAALDALMDLGRPKTIQLAVLVDRGHRELPIRADFVGKNVPSAHDENVRMFLEEVDGITAVEILDIKPGTRAGSAPLGGE from the coding sequence ATGAGCGACGAAAGTCAGGTGAAATCCGTAGTCATGGACGCTGCGGAAATCGATCGCTCGCTGACGCGCATCGCGCATCAAATCCTGGAGGCGAACCACGGCTGCGACAACATCGCGCTCGTCGGCATCGTCACCCGCGGCGATCTGCTGGCGAAGCGCCTGGCCAGCATCATCGAGGGGATCGAGGGCAAGGAGGTGCCGCTGGGAAGCCTGGACATCAGCTTCTACCGCGACGACTACCTGACCATCTTGGCCCCCGAAGTCCATGAAACCCGCATCAGCTTCGACGTGACCGGCAAAGACGTCATCCTGGTCGACGACGTCCTGTACACCGGTCGCACCATCCGTGCGGCGCTGGACGCCCTCATGGACCTGGGTCGTCCGAAAACCATCCAGCTGGCGGTATTGGTGGACCGCGGCCATCGCGAACTGCCCATTCGCGCCGATTTCGTGGGCAAGAACGTCCCTTCCGCACACGACGAGAACGTCCGCATGTTCCTCGAGGAAGTGGACGGCATCACCGCTGTCGAAATTCTGGACATCAAGCCCGGCACCCGCGCCGGATCCGCACCGCTGGGAGGTGAGTAG